A region from the Methylocella sp. genome encodes:
- a CDS encoding PAS domain S-box protein, with amino-acid sequence MTDAIKLQITGEQGLDEIVRILDGASVIIHGLNGVVSHWTSGCEQLYGWTREEAVGRVAHELLETVFSEPLEEIRSKVRSGGVWTGELTHRHKDGYAVTVACRWVGLLSESRPGLVILQTDSDISDLKHVQDDLATREAHLLSILDTVPEAMVVIDENGTVTSFSAAAEQLFGYAGAEVCGQNVRMLMPTPDREAHDGYLSHYLKTGERRIIGYGRVVTGLQKDGTKFVMELTIGEAITNGKRIFTGFIRDLTSRHKMEEELRQAQKMEAVGQLSGGIAHDFNNLLTVVSGNLEMMERRLEDKELRILLREAQDAADDGAKLTEQLLAFGRRQPLNPKLVDIGQLLANFSDLLRRSLGEAIELRSMVTGASHKAVIDSSQLQNALLNLALNARDAMPRGGRLTVEISRTYLDLDYVKMYPQVRTGNYVLITVTDTGAGMSADVKERAFEPFFTTKPQGSGTGLGLSMVYGFVKQSGGHIQLYSEIGQGTSVRLFLPAVRSEPIDAKTKTSETDEPAILPRGFESILVAEDDARVRRVAVARLKDAGYQVIEAASAAEALTLIIAHPEVRLLFTDIVMPGGMMGDELAKKVRTIRPDIKILFTSGYAEPIVAGRELAEAGSWLKKPYTAKELAVRLRELLD; translated from the coding sequence GTGACCGATGCGATAAAGCTTCAAATTACCGGGGAGCAAGGTCTCGATGAAATCGTGCGCATCCTCGACGGTGCAAGCGTGATAATTCATGGCCTTAACGGCGTCGTCAGCCACTGGACCAGCGGTTGCGAGCAACTCTATGGGTGGACCCGCGAAGAAGCGGTCGGGCGCGTTGCGCATGAGCTTCTTGAGACAGTCTTTTCGGAGCCGCTTGAAGAAATACGCTCTAAGGTGCGTAGCGGCGGAGTATGGACGGGCGAACTGACGCATCGGCACAAGGATGGTTACGCCGTCACGGTCGCCTGCCGTTGGGTCGGGTTGCTATCGGAAAGCCGACCAGGGCTGGTGATATTGCAGACCGACAGCGATATCAGCGATCTGAAGCACGTGCAGGACGATCTCGCGACGAGGGAAGCGCATTTACTGTCGATTCTCGACACTGTGCCGGAAGCCATGGTCGTGATCGACGAAAATGGCACGGTGACATCCTTCAGCGCCGCCGCTGAGCAGCTGTTCGGTTACGCCGGCGCCGAAGTTTGCGGCCAGAACGTCAGAATGCTGATGCCGACGCCGGACCGCGAGGCCCATGATGGCTATCTCTCGCATTATTTGAAGACCGGAGAGCGGCGCATCATTGGATATGGGCGGGTGGTGACGGGTCTGCAAAAAGACGGGACAAAGTTTGTGATGGAGCTGACGATCGGCGAGGCGATCACAAATGGCAAACGCATCTTCACCGGTTTTATCCGCGACCTGACGAGCCGCCATAAGATGGAGGAAGAACTGCGCCAGGCCCAGAAAATGGAAGCCGTGGGACAGTTAAGCGGCGGCATTGCGCATGATTTCAACAATCTATTAACCGTCGTCAGCGGCAATCTCGAGATGATGGAAAGGCGCCTGGAGGACAAGGAGCTTCGCATCCTGTTGCGCGAGGCGCAGGACGCAGCCGATGACGGCGCCAAGCTGACCGAGCAACTGCTGGCCTTCGGCAGGCGCCAGCCGCTCAATCCAAAGCTCGTCGATATAGGTCAGCTCCTCGCGAACTTCTCGGATCTATTGCGGCGAAGTCTTGGCGAGGCGATCGAGCTTCGCAGCATGGTGACGGGGGCTTCGCATAAGGCTGTGATCGATTCCTCCCAACTTCAGAACGCTTTGCTCAATCTCGCTCTTAATGCCCGAGACGCGATGCCGCGCGGCGGTCGCCTGACCGTCGAGATTTCCCGCACCTATCTCGATCTTGACTATGTCAAGATGTATCCGCAGGTGCGCACGGGGAACTATGTTCTTATTACCGTCACCGATACCGGCGCGGGCATGTCCGCCGATGTCAAGGAGCGCGCATTTGAGCCCTTCTTCACCACTAAACCGCAGGGTTCGGGGACTGGTCTTGGACTCAGCATGGTCTACGGTTTCGTCAAACAGTCCGGCGGCCATATCCAGCTCTATAGCGAGATCGGCCAAGGAACCAGCGTGCGGCTTTTCCTGCCTGCGGTCAGAAGCGAACCCATTGACGCGAAGACCAAAACTAGTGAAACGGACGAACCCGCCATTCTACCTCGCGGTTTCGAAAGCATCCTCGTTGCGGAGGATGATGCTCGCGTGCGCCGCGTCGCTGTCGCGAGACTGAAGGATGCAGGCTATCAAGTGATCGAAGCGGCCAGCGCCGCGGAAGCTCTTACCTTGATCATCGCACATCCGGAAGTCCGCCTCCTGTTCACAGATATCGTCATGCCGGGCGGTATGATGGGCGACGAGCTGGCGAAGAAAGTTCGGACGATCCGGCCGGATATCAAGATCCTGTTCACGTCAGGCTACGCCGAGCCGATCGTCGCCGGACGAGAATTGGCCGAAGCCGGGAGCTGGCTGAAAAAGCCCTACACGGCCAAGGAGCTGGCGGTCCGGCTTCGCGAGCTGCTCGACTGA
- a CDS encoding helix-turn-helix domain-containing protein, translated as MFSQSEQVTEVTKAFVPTISAPPGLESLFNRQPVEKFDAGAGILWEGDAATHIFEVVEGVLRVFRILSDGRRVITGFLYPGDILGVSLKDRYLYSAEAVVRTKVRRIARNRFQEEMARSPELRPQLFARLCDEMAAAQDQMVLLARKNAEERVCSLLLRIARRAQNGRQIAPVIEIPMSRLDMADYLGLTIETVSRTMSKLANRGMIAPVGRHGLTIRKFEKLALLAGDGDEDDNHATGFDSRQQAVWPN; from the coding sequence ATGTTCTCCCAAAGCGAGCAAGTAACCGAGGTCACAAAAGCATTCGTTCCCACAATATCGGCTCCCCCTGGCCTCGAGTCTTTGTTCAACCGGCAGCCGGTAGAGAAATTCGATGCCGGCGCCGGCATTCTTTGGGAAGGCGACGCCGCAACACACATCTTCGAAGTCGTGGAAGGCGTTCTTCGCGTTTTCAGGATATTGAGCGATGGTCGCCGGGTCATTACCGGCTTCCTATATCCCGGCGATATTCTTGGAGTCTCGCTCAAGGACCGTTATCTCTATAGCGCCGAAGCGGTGGTACGGACCAAGGTCCGCCGCATCGCCCGCAACCGTTTCCAAGAGGAGATGGCCCGTTCTCCCGAATTGCGTCCGCAGCTCTTTGCGCGGCTTTGCGACGAGATGGCCGCAGCCCAGGACCAGATGGTGCTCCTCGCCCGCAAGAACGCCGAAGAGCGAGTTTGCAGCCTTCTCCTTCGAATTGCGCGCCGGGCGCAGAACGGTCGCCAAATTGCGCCTGTTATCGAGATTCCTATGAGCCGTCTCGATATGGCTGACTATCTTGGTTTGACCATCGAAACCGTGTCGCGCACCATGTCCAAGTTGGCGAACCGCGGCATGATTGCGCCCGTCGGCCGCCATGGCCTCACGATCCGTAAGTTCGAGAAGCTCGCGCTCCTTGCGGGCGACGGCGATGAGGACGATAACCACGCAACCGGCTTCGACAGTAGGCAACAAGCCGTCTGGCCGAACTGA
- a CDS encoding response regulator, with amino-acid sequence MADPRRRNEHILVVDDDARIRQMLLRYFEGEGYRVSTAADGPAMRECLQKASVDVILLDLVLPGDEDGLVLAREIRSSSDIPIIMLTGRDDVVDRIVGLEIGADDYIVKPFHLREVLARLRTILRRRQPATPAGAEGGEVIRFEGWRLDLGRRQLVAADGEEIVLTTGEFDMLTVLAKQPGRVFTRDALMDLTRSRNFDAFDRTIDAQIARLRKKIERNPKEPALIKSVRGVGYVFTGKSDS; translated from the coding sequence ATGGCTGACCCCCGAAGACGCAACGAGCATATTCTCGTGGTCGACGATGACGCGCGGATTCGGCAGATGCTCCTCCGCTATTTTGAGGGGGAAGGCTATCGCGTCAGCACCGCCGCGGACGGCCCCGCCATGAGGGAATGCCTGCAGAAAGCGTCAGTCGACGTCATCCTGCTCGATCTTGTCCTGCCAGGAGACGAGGACGGCCTGGTGCTCGCCCGCGAAATCCGCTCTAGTTCGGACATACCTATCATTATGCTGACGGGAAGAGATGACGTGGTGGACAGGATCGTCGGCCTCGAAATTGGCGCCGATGATTATATCGTCAAACCGTTTCACCTTCGCGAGGTGCTGGCGCGGTTAAGAACCATTCTGCGCCGCCGCCAGCCCGCGACCCCAGCCGGCGCCGAGGGGGGCGAGGTAATACGATTCGAAGGTTGGCGTCTTGACCTTGGCCGCCGTCAGCTGGTGGCGGCCGACGGGGAGGAAATCGTCCTGACGACCGGCGAATTCGACATGCTAACCGTGCTCGCGAAACAGCCGGGCCGTGTGTTCACGCGAGATGCGCTGATGGATCTAACGCGTAGCCGGAATTTTGACGCCTTTGACCGGACGATAGATGCGCAGATCGCGCGGCTGCGAAAGAAGATCGAGCGCAATCCGAAGGAACCTGCGTTGATAAAATCAGTCAGAGGCGTTGGCTATGTCTTCACAGGAAAATCGGATTCGTGA